A DNA window from Selenomonas sp. oral taxon 126 contains the following coding sequences:
- a CDS encoding ExbD/TolR family protein produces the protein MRLRDRRAFEKPEVMIIPMIDIMFFLLVFFIMSTLYMVNLKTVDVNLPKAQTAQTQLNVTYLVTVRKDGSLWLEDQQIDEATLLRRARAESQKNPRFAVVVRADGDINYSGVMELLDKFRKEGITRFGLAAQ, from the coding sequence ATGAGGCTGCGCGACAGAAGGGCGTTTGAAAAGCCCGAGGTCATGATTATCCCCATGATCGACATCATGTTCTTCCTGCTCGTCTTCTTTATTATGAGCACGCTCTACATGGTGAATCTGAAGACGGTCGATGTGAACTTGCCAAAGGCGCAGACGGCGCAGACGCAGCTGAACGTTACCTATCTCGTCACCGTACGCAAGGACGGCTCGCTCTGGCTCGAGGATCAACAGATCGACGAGGCGACCCTCCTGCGCCGTGCGCGTGCGGAGAGTCAGAAGAATCCGCGATTTGCCGTTGTTGTGCGCGCGGATGGGGATATCAACTACAGCGGCGTTATGGAGCTGCTGGACAAGTTCCGCAAGGAAGGCATTACGCGCTTCGGGCTTGCGGCACAGTGA
- a CDS encoding MotA/TolQ/ExbB proton channel family protein translates to MDFIAQGIEFFRQGGIVMYFLLAASIFVVFIGIERAFYFARADAGRAFAHEFMLHIANGRFSEAVQLTETKRGSIADILYSAISKNSKNSRKMSSYMEIQSGIALSKLRNRMYYLSVTVTMAPLLGLLGTISGMISTFSVFNIEAGEPSAITGGVGEALIATAMGLCVAIIALSVHAYFSQRIENIVTDMEMCFSAAENSRIELARAAGVKGVIETSLHAGEAAEGDEA, encoded by the coding sequence ATGGATTTTATTGCGCAGGGAATTGAATTTTTCAGGCAGGGCGGCATTGTCATGTACTTCCTGCTCGCGGCATCGATCTTTGTCGTCTTTATCGGCATTGAGCGTGCATTCTATTTTGCACGTGCGGATGCGGGGCGGGCATTTGCACATGAGTTCATGCTACACATCGCAAATGGGCGCTTTAGCGAGGCCGTTCAGCTGACGGAGACAAAGCGCGGATCGATTGCGGACATTTTGTACAGCGCGATCTCGAAGAACAGCAAGAATTCGCGCAAGATGTCCTCGTATATGGAGATCCAGTCCGGTATTGCGCTCTCGAAGCTGCGCAATCGGATGTACTATCTGAGCGTCACTGTTACGATGGCGCCGCTGCTCGGGCTCCTCGGCACGATCAGCGGCATGATCTCGACGTTCAGCGTGTTCAACATCGAGGCGGGCGAGCCGAGCGCGATTACGGGCGGTGTCGGCGAGGCGCTGATTGCAACGGCGATGGGACTCTGTGTCGCCATCATTGCACTCTCCGTACACGCGTATTTCTCGCAGCGCATCGAGAACATTGTCACGGATATGGAGATGTGCTTCTCCGCTGCCGAGAACAGCCGCATTGAGCTTGCGCGTGCGGCAGGTGTCAAGGGCGTGATCGAGACTTCTCTGCATGCGGGAGAAGCAGCGGAAGGTGATGAGGCATGA